The Kazachstania africana CBS 2517 chromosome 8, complete genome genome contains a region encoding:
- the RAV2 gene encoding Rav2p (similar to Saccharomyces cerevisiae RAV2 (YDR202C); ancestral locus Anc_8.410): MSTELYPFDRFGDGHNYDFGKEHINERNWLITEIIKPELPNIIDNVEKCLNMLNSDQIFKLPISNGSASSSDNSPTIKGVVTRQGPFILDFQAMLRFPDFRKGKQVLYRMNTGRKFPLVQLGTINSNLSKILKSLEDLEVLDDIEKFISDLGGVLRLITNSINTLQNPPRELIFPYNDNFTMKHMFQNCETLCDSTHHEVSLELVLFKNELSIDFRNLTKITKKPWCYIDPETGKSLVDKIKEQLGSNRTKSLSDILKANGIQIEEPSLLNSLVMTTFNTEATTIPQAQTFISRCVTFNNKVVMETEKIAITTSDPTLISISSKLNALEHSISNHYSNLVI, from the coding sequence ATGAGTACTGAACTATACCCTTTTGATCGTTTTGGTGATGGTCATAACTATGACTTTGGTAAAGAACATATAAATGAGAGAAATTGGCTAATTACCGAGATTATCAAACCAGAACTTCCTAATATCATAGATAATGTCGAAAAATGCCTTAATATGTTGAATAGTGATCAGATATTTAAATTGCCCATAAGTAACGGTTCAGCAAGCAGTAGCGATAATTCTCCAACTATAAAAGGTGTTGTTACAAGGCAGGGCCCGTTTATTCTAGATTTTCAAGCAATGCTTAGATTTCCTGACTTTCGTAAGGGTAAACAAGTCCTATATAGGATGAATACTGGCAGAAAGTTTCCATTAGTTCAGTTGGGTACAATCAATAGTAACTTATCTAAAATATTAAAGAGTCTAGAGGACCTTGAAGTATTGGATGACATAGAGAAATTTATTTCCGATTTGGGTGGAGTATTAAGGCTGATCACAAATTCTATTAATACGTTACAGAATCCTCCGAGGGAACTTATTTTTCCTTACAATGATAATTTTACCATGAAACACATGTTCCAAAACTGTGAGACACTTTGCGATTCTACTCACCATGAAGTGAGCCTAGAACTGGTGCTATTCAAGAATGAGTTAAGCATTGATTTTAGGAACTTAAccaaaattacaaagaaacCATGGTGCTATATAGATCCAGAAACTGGAAAGTCTCTAGTagataaaattaaagaacAACTGGGATCCAACAGAACAAAAAGTCTATCAGATATATTGAAAGCAAATGGTATACAAATTGAAGAACCAAGTCTACTGAATAGTCTCGTAATGACTACTTTCAATACAGAGGCAACTACGATACCGCAGGCACAAACTTTTATTAGCAGATGTGTCACTTTCAACAACAAAGTTGTAATGGAAACCGAAAAAATTGCTATTACTACTAGTGATCCAACGCTGATAAGTATCAGTTCGAAACTAAATGCCTTAGAACATTCCATAAGCAATCATTATTCTAACTTAGTAATCTAA